A genome region from Geminicoccus roseus DSM 18922 includes the following:
- a CDS encoding haloacid dehalogenase type II, whose amino-acid sequence MSSRPVVVAFDIIETVFSLESLRGRLEAEGASGDVLELWFARSLRDAFAMAATGKFAPFREVLKASLADTLQERGVVAGADALDRVLHGFTELDPHPDALEAFSHLHQAGIRILALSNGAASATEALLERGGLRHLVERVVSVDEVGLAKPRREVYQHAARLAGVEPAAMTLVAAHPWDVHGARAAGLGGAYVERGPAYPPFLLAPDAEAHSLIGIARALAARA is encoded by the coding sequence ATGTCCAGCCGCCCTGTGGTGGTCGCGTTCGACATCATCGAGACCGTGTTCTCGCTGGAGAGCCTGCGCGGGCGGCTGGAGGCCGAGGGGGCTTCCGGCGACGTCCTGGAGCTGTGGTTCGCCCGCAGCCTGCGCGACGCCTTCGCGATGGCCGCCACCGGCAAGTTCGCGCCGTTCCGCGAGGTGCTGAAGGCGTCGCTCGCCGACACGCTGCAGGAGCGGGGCGTGGTGGCGGGCGCAGACGCGCTGGATCGGGTCCTGCACGGCTTCACCGAGCTCGACCCGCATCCCGACGCCCTGGAGGCGTTCAGCCACCTGCACCAGGCCGGGATCCGCATCCTGGCGCTGTCCAACGGCGCCGCGTCGGCGACCGAGGCGCTTCTGGAACGGGGCGGCCTGCGCCACCTGGTGGAGCGGGTGGTCTCGGTCGACGAGGTGGGTCTCGCCAAGCCCAGGCGCGAGGTCTACCAGCACGCCGCCAGGCTGGCCGGGGTGGAGCCGGCCGCCATGACCCTGGTGGCGGCGCATCCCTGGGACGTCCATGGCGCCCGTGCCGCCGGGCTGGGCGGCGCCTATGTCGAGCGCGGCCCGGCCTACCCGCCCTTCCTGCTGGCCCCGGACGCCGAGGCCCACAGCCTGATCGGGATCGCCCGGGCGCTGGCCGCCCGGGCGTGA
- a CDS encoding DUF302 domain-containing protein: MTRMLATAAMILALPALAQAAPMEAREGWEVIETDQTFEELNQSLETAIEQAGMGLVTSASASAGAKAQDITIPGNRVVGVFRNDYARRMLDASIAAGIEAPIRFYLVEDEDGTATLAFKRPTLVFEPYYAEGADDLRQLAVELDDVFMTIAAEAAAAR, from the coding sequence ATGACCCGGATGCTCGCCACGGCGGCCATGATCCTTGCCCTGCCGGCGCTGGCGCAGGCCGCGCCCATGGAGGCGCGGGAGGGCTGGGAGGTGATCGAGACCGACCAGACCTTCGAGGAGCTCAACCAGAGCCTGGAGACCGCGATCGAGCAGGCCGGGATGGGGCTGGTGACCTCCGCCAGCGCCTCGGCCGGCGCCAAGGCCCAGGACATCACCATCCCCGGCAACCGCGTGGTCGGCGTATTCCGCAACGACTATGCAAGGCGGATGCTGGACGCCAGCATCGCCGCCGGGATCGAGGCGCCGATCCGCTTCTACCTGGTGGAGGACGAGGACGGCACTGCCACCCTGGCGTTCAAGCGGCCGACCCTGGTGTTCGAGCCCTATTACGCCGAAGGGGCCGACGATCTGCGCCAGCTGGCGGTGGAGCTGGACGACGTGTTCATGACCATCGCCGCCGAGGCCGCCGCCGCCAGGTAA